TGGCGACGCTGGCGGCGGAAGGCTGCGGGGCGGATGTCGTCAGCAGCGGCGAGATGCAGCGCGCGCTGCGGGCGGGCATCCCGGCCTCGAAGATCGTGTTTTCCGGCGTCGGCAAGACGGCCCGCGAGATGGAACTCGGCCTGCGCGAGGGCATCCACCAGTTCAATGTCGAAAGCGCCGCCGAGCTTCGCCTCCTGTCCTATGTGGCCAATGGCATTGGCCTTGAAGCGCCGATCGCCATCCGCGTGAACCCGGACGTCGCCGCGGGCGGCCATCCGAACATTTCCACCGGCAAGAAGGGCGACAAGTTCGGCGTGCCGTGGACCGAAGCCGAAGAGCTTTACGCCGAAGCGGCCACGCTTCCCGGCATCCGGGTCGTTGGCGTCGATGTCCATATCGGCAGCCAGATTGGCGATCTTGTGCCCATGCGGGCCGCATTCGAGAAAGTCGTGGGCCTCGCCCAGCGCCTGCGGGCGGCCGGGCATGACATTGCCCGTATCGATGTCGGCGGCGGCCTCGGCATTCCCTACAAGCAGGGTGACGAACCGCCCCCGCCATCGGCATACGCTGCCATGATCGCGGAAGTGAGTGCGGGCCTCGGCGTCCAGGTCATCCTGGAGCCGGGCCGGGTCATCGCGGGCAATGCAGGGGTCATGCTGACCACGGCGCTGTATGAGAAGACGGCGCCGGACCGGTCTTTCCTGATCGTCGATGCAGGCATGAACGACCTGATGCGTCCGGCCCTGTATGGCGCGCACCATGACATCCAGCCGCTGAAACAGGCGGCCCCGGATGCCCCTGAAAAGACCTATGACGTGGTCGGCCCGATCTGCGAGTCGACCGACAAGTTTGCGTCCGGACGTGACATGCCCGCTGTAGAGCCGGGCGAGCGGCTGGCCTTCATGTCAGCCGGGGCCTATGGCGCTGTGCTGTCTTCGTCCTACAATACACGTCCCCTCGTGCCGGAAGTTCTGGTCAATGGCGACCGGTTCGACATTGTCCGCCGCAGGCCGGACCTCGAGGAAATGTTGCAACTGGAACAGGTGCCGGATTGGCTGAAAAGGACGGACTGAAAACGATCGGGGGGAAGGTCGCGGCCACGCGCCGGCGGCTGGGCCTGCTGGCGTTCGCCCGGGCCTTCTGGCCGCTGTTCGTTTTTCTTGTCCTGTTCCTGTCCATGGCGCTGGCCGGTGCGTTCGACCAGCTGCCGCCAGCCCTCGGTGCCGTTCTGGCGCTTATCTTCCTCATGGGTGGCGCAATCTTCCTGCTGCGCGGGACGCGCCGTTACGCGCCGCCAGTAGAGGCCGAGGCCGTCCAGCTGCTGGACCGTCAATCGCCGCTACGCCCGGTCTCGTCGCTGAGCGACCGGCCGGCGGACCCGTCTCGCGGGGCCCAGGCCCTGTGGGTGCGCCATCGCGACCGGGTGTTGAAAGCCGCGCGGGATCTGAAGCTGCCGAACCTGTCTGCCGAATGGCGCCAGCTCGACCCCTTTCGCCTGCGCTACGTCCTGCCTGTGGCCCTTGTCGGCATTGCCGTGCTGGCGGGGGAGCAGGGACCAGGCCGCCTGTTGCGGGCGCTGAACCCGGACTATGGCGCGCTGGTCGGCGCCGACGACATGACCGTCGAGGCCTGGATCATCCCGCCGGACCATACGGGCCGGGCGCCGATCTTCCTGAAACCGGGGCTGAATGATGTCCGTGTGCCGCGTGGATCCGAGATCACGCTACGCACCGAAGCCCCGACGGCGCCGCGCCTTGTCCTGAAGGGGCGGCATCGCAGCTCGCAGTCTTTCGCCGCCACACCCGACGGGGCCTGGGAAGCCAAGGCCACGCTGGAGGAAGACGCCCGCGTTTCCGTGCGCTGGTGGGGCGAGCGGGCCGCCTGGCGGCTGCTGGCCTCGCCGGACGATCCGCCCACGGTGCAGTTCGTGTCCGTGCCCACCTATGGCCGCCTCGACCGGACGGAATTTGCCTGGACCGCCGCCGACGATTACGGCGTGGTGAAAGCCGAGCTGGCGATCCGACTGCAGGACCCCAATCCGGCCGCCCCGGACGCGGAAGACCGTGTCGCGATCCCGCTTGCGGCGCCGTCCATGCCGGAAATCAAGGACACGACCCAGATCGACCTGACCCGTCACCGCTGGGCCGGCCTGCCGGTGGAGGTTCATCTGGTCGTGACCGATGCGTCCGGGCAGGAGGGGGTGAGCAAGACCGAGTCCTTCACCCTGCCGGAGAAGCTTTTCCTGGACCCGGTCGCGCGGGTCGCACAGGAAGTACGCGTGACGGTGCTGCGGGAACCGAGAGACTATGCGTCTCTGACGAAAAATCCGGACGCCCTGAAACAGGGGGCGATCAATAACCCGGCGGCCAACCGGCTGAACGCCGCGCCGCCGGATGTCCAGAAGGCCGCCCTGATGCTCGACTCCGTGACGCTGATGGGCGAGCGCTACATGCCGAACCAGGCCTATTACCTGACCTTCAAGATGGCAGAAGGCGTGCTGGAAAGCGCCGGCACGAAGGATGAAGCTGACGCGGTGGATCCGCTGCTGTGGTCGCTGGCGCTGAAGGCCGAGTATGGCAGCGCGGCAGATGCCCTGCGCCGTCTTGAAGCCGCGCGCCGCGCGCTGGAGCAGGCCCTGCGGGACGGGGCGTCGGAAGAAGAGATCCGCCGCCGCATGGAAGCATTCCGCGATGCGGCCAATGAATACCTCGCGGCAAAGATGGCCGAAGCCGTCGCCAATGGCGGCGAGATGCCGGATACGAATGAAGACGGCATGGCCATGGGCGGGGGCCAGAGCCTTGGCGGGCAGGATTTCGAGGACATGCTGAATGCCTTGCAGGACCTGACCGATACCGGCGCCACGGAGCAGGCGCGCCAGTTGCTGTCCGATATCACCAACATGCTGCAGAATCTGGAGTTCCAACGTGGCCAGAGTGGCAACGGCATGGCCGGCATGCCGGGTTCCCAGTCGGATGGCGAAGAGCAGGAAGACCTGCCGCCGGAAGAACAGGAAATGACCGACGCGATGCGCCGCCTGTCCGAGATCCTGCGCGAACAGCGCCAGTTGAACGATGATACGCTGGCCCAGCAGCGCGGCGAAATGCCATCAGGCCAGCAGGGCCAGTCCGGAGAGTCCGGTCAGGACTCAGGACAGGAGTCCGGCCAGCAGCCGGGCGGCCAACAGGGCCAGCAGGACGGCC
This is a stretch of genomic DNA from Hyphomonas adhaerens MHS-3. It encodes these proteins:
- the lysA gene encoding diaminopimelate decarboxylase, translated to MHHFDYRDGRLHCEDVDLAKLADAVGTPCYVYSTATLQRHARVIASAFEGQDCLIAYSVKANSNLAVLATLAAEGCGADVVSSGEMQRALRAGIPASKIVFSGVGKTAREMELGLREGIHQFNVESAAELRLLSYVANGIGLEAPIAIRVNPDVAAGGHPNISTGKKGDKFGVPWTEAEELYAEAATLPGIRVVGVDVHIGSQIGDLVPMRAAFEKVVGLAQRLRAAGHDIARIDVGGGLGIPYKQGDEPPPPSAYAAMIAEVSAGLGVQVILEPGRVIAGNAGVMLTTALYEKTAPDRSFLIVDAGMNDLMRPALYGAHHDIQPLKQAAPDAPEKTYDVVGPICESTDKFASGRDMPAVEPGERLAFMSAGAYGAVLSSSYNTRPLVPEVLVNGDRFDIVRRRPDLEEMLQLEQVPDWLKRTD
- a CDS encoding DUF4175 domain-containing protein — its product is MAEKDGLKTIGGKVAATRRRLGLLAFARAFWPLFVFLVLFLSMALAGAFDQLPPALGAVLALIFLMGGAIFLLRGTRRYAPPVEAEAVQLLDRQSPLRPVSSLSDRPADPSRGAQALWVRHRDRVLKAARDLKLPNLSAEWRQLDPFRLRYVLPVALVGIAVLAGEQGPGRLLRALNPDYGALVGADDMTVEAWIIPPDHTGRAPIFLKPGLNDVRVPRGSEITLRTEAPTAPRLVLKGRHRSSQSFAATPDGAWEAKATLEEDARVSVRWWGERAAWRLLASPDDPPTVQFVSVPTYGRLDRTEFAWTAADDYGVVKAELAIRLQDPNPAAPDAEDRVAIPLAAPSMPEIKDTTQIDLTRHRWAGLPVEVHLVVTDASGQEGVSKTESFTLPEKLFLDPVARVAQEVRVTVLREPRDYASLTKNPDALKQGAINNPAANRLNAAPPDVQKAALMLDSVTLMGERYMPNQAYYLTFKMAEGVLESAGTKDEADAVDPLLWSLALKAEYGSAADALRRLEAARRALEQALRDGASEEEIRRRMEAFRDAANEYLAAKMAEAVANGGEMPDTNEDGMAMGGGQSLGGQDFEDMLNALQDLTDTGATEQARQLLSDITNMLQNLEFQRGQSGNGMAGMPGSQSDGEEQEDLPPEEQEMTDAMRRLSEILREQRQLNDDTLAQQRGEMPSGQQGQSGESGQDSGQESGQQPGGQQGQQDGLQPGQGGQGQAGNPSEGDNPQGGGRPGGERPGTNSFAGTDEGDAPQGGGTLAERQARLGELVEKFAREQGLGEGAGEDDALTGAIDPDALAAIREAQRNAERNLARGNEGAASNDQALATQGLSDLNRNLAALLDEMQRERTNQGQARNDPFGREAGGMGNNGDNVRVPEEAERQRAKDILEELRRRYNESDDEEEREYLRRLLDRF